In Rhineura floridana isolate rRhiFlo1 chromosome 6, rRhiFlo1.hap2, whole genome shotgun sequence, one genomic interval encodes:
- the KDM4A gene encoding lysine-specific demethylase 4A: MASEFENLNPSARIMTFHPTVEEFKNFSRYIAYIESQGAHRAGLAKVVPPKEWKPRKWYDDIDDLIIPAPIQQVVTGQSGLFTQYNIQKKAMSVREFRRIANSDKYCTPRYTDFEDLERKYWKNLTFNAPIYGADVNGTLYDKHIDEWNIGRLNTILDIVENESGITIEGVNTPYLYFGMWKTSFAWHTEDMDLYSINYLHFGEPKSWYSIPPEHGKRLERLAKGFFPGSAQSCEAFLRHKMTLISPSILKKYGIPFDKVTQEAGEFMITFPYGYHAGFNHGFNCAESTNFATLRWIEYGKQSVLCSCRKDMVKISMDVFVRKYQPDRYKLWKVGKDVAVIDHTLPTPEAAEFFKGELLQKVKNEKQCPEETEPEEECKADGDIEKKSVPKHRIGTKRHRVCLEVPHEVSQSESFLKEELGPARFEMEVAESPVGPAREPIQQGDQGLAPPEYADSSEVKFEELKNVKLEEEEEEPEAAVLDLSISHSVTSVLTQSAMKQSSVSSHQSGSSFCSSSSDSESSHLSRQALEQAEVLTVHSYAKEDASDMDDERPSGKKASATASVNEQELAKMAKEYIRSVKDRKKSKGRRQPLSKLPRHHPLLVKDGLSDDEMSEQLAPDEETEEMEAWAKPLSQLWQNRPLNFEAEKEYNTAMAQQAPYCAVCMLFQTYQADCGGQSSQAGPCAADGKMRTKPLIPEMCFTTTGCSTDVSLSTPYLEEDGTSLLVTCKLCQVCVHASCYGVAPEKAAEDWKCSRCKANALEEDCCLCSLRGGALQKANDNKWVHVMCAVAVLEAKFVNIAERSPVDVSKIPLQRFRLKCVFCKKRRKRIAGCCVQCSHGRCPTSFHVSCAQAAGVMMQPDDWPFVVFITCFRHKIPSQAERAKAALQDLTVGQAVISKHKNGRFYQCEVVNLTKETFYEVNFDDGSFSDNLYPEDIVSRDCLQLGPPAGGEVVQVRWTDGQVYGATFVASHVIQMYQVEFEDGSQLMAKRDDVYTLNEELPKRVKSRLSVASDMRFTEIFTEKEVKQERKRQRVINSRYREDYIEPALYRAIME; the protein is encoded by the exons TCCTCCAAAGGAATGGAAGCCACGCAAATGGTATGATGATATTGATGATTTGATCATCCCTGCTCCCATTCAGCAAGTGGTCACAGGCCAATCTGGCCTCTTCACACAGTATAACATCCAGAAGAAAGCTATGTCAGTTCGGGAGTTCAGGAGGATAGCAAATAGTGATAA aTACTGCACACCTCGGTATACTGACTTTGAAGATCTTGAACGCAAGTACTGGAAGAACCTCACATTCAATGCTCCAATCTATGGTGCAGATGTTAATGGCACACTCTATGACAAG cATATAGATGAGTGGAATATTGGCCGTCTGAATACAATTCTCGATATAGTAGAGAATGAAAGTGGCATTACCATTGAGGGTGTGAATACACCTTATCTCTACTTTGGGATGTGGAAGACATCCTTTGCCTGGCACACGGAGGACATGGACCTCTACAGTATCAACTACCTGCATTTTGGGGAACCCAAGTCATG GTACTCCATTCCTCCAGAGCATGGGAAGCGACTGGAGCGTCTTGCTAAAG GATTCTTTCCTGGAAGTGCCCAGAGCTGTGAAGCTTTCCTGCGCCACAAGATGACCCTGATCTCTCCATCGATATTGAAGAAATATGGTATTCCATTTGACAAG GTGACCCAAGAAGCAGGTGAATTCATGATAACCTTTCCTTATGGATACCATGCTGGCTTTAATCACGGCTTCAACTGTGCTGAATCTACTAATTTTGCTACACTCCGATGGATTGAATATGGAAAGCAATCTGTACTG TGCTCATGCCGAAAGGACATGGTCAAAATCTCCATGGATGTTTTTGTGAGGAAATACCAGCCAGATCGTTACAAGCTCTGGAAAGTAGGGAAAGATGTGGCAGTCATTGATCACACTCTTCCAACACCAGAGGCAGCTGAGTTCTTCAAGGGAGAGCTTCTCCAGAAAGTTAAGAATGAGAAACAATGTCCTGAGGAAACTGAACCAGAAgaagaatgcaaagcagatggtgatATAGAGAAAAAGAG TGTGCCCAAGCACCGCATTGGAACTAAGCGGCACCGGGTCTGCTTGGAGGTTCCTCATGAGGTGAGCCAAAGTGAGTCCTTCCTCAAGGAAGAGCTGGGTCCAGCACGGTTTGAAATGGAAGTTGCAGAATCTCCTGTTGGACCTGCTAGAGAGCCAATACAACAAGGGGACCAAGGGCTTGCACCCCCAG AATATGCAGATTCCTCAGAAGTAAAATTTGAAGAACTGAAAAATGTCAaactagaggaggaggaggaagagccagAAGCAGCTGTTTTGGATCTTTCCATCTCTCATTCTGTGACTTCAGTCTTGACCCAGTCAGCCATGAAACAGAGTTCAGTCTCCAGCCATCAGTCTGGCTCTTCATTCTGTTCAAGTTCTTCAGATTCTGAATCTTCTCACCTCTCCAGGCAGGCTCTTGAACAAGCTGAGGTGCTCACAGTGCACAGTTATGCGAAAGAAGACGCCAGTGACATGGATGATGAGCGGCCCTCTGGAAAGAAAGCCAGTGCTACAGCCAGTGTGAATGAACAGGAACTTGCAAAA ATGGCGAAGGAGTACATAAGATCAGTAAAAGATCGTAAGAAATCCAAAGGACGTCGCCAGCCCCTGAGCAAACTCCCACGTCATCATCCGCTTCTGGTTAAAGATGGCCTCAGTGATGATG AGATGTCAGAGCAGCTGGCACCAGATGAAGAAACTGAGGAGATGGAGGCATGGGCAAAgccactcagccagctgtggcagAATCGCCCTCTAAACTTTGAGGCAGAAAAGGAGTACAACACAGCTATGGCTCAGCAAGCCCCCTACTGTGCAGTCTGCATGCTCTTCCAAACTTACCAG GCAGATTGTGGAGGCCAGAGCTCTCAGGCAGGTCCATGTGCTGCTGATGGAAAGATGAGAACTAAGCCCCTGATTCCTGAGATGTGTTTTACTACCACTGGTTGCAGCACAGATGTCAGCCTCTCCACCCCTTACTTGGAGGAAGATGGCACCAGTCTTCTGGTCACCTGCAAGCTCTGTCAAGTCTGTGTACATGCCA GTTGTTATGGAGTAGCTCCTGAGAAAGCAGCTGAGGACTGGAAGTGCTCTAGATGTAAAGCTAATGCTTTAGAAGAG GATTGCTGTTTGTGCTCTCTTCGAGGGGGTGCCCTTCAAAAAGCCAATGACAACAA GTGGGTCCATGTTATGTGTGCTGTGGCAGTTCTGGAGGCTAAATTTGTGAACATTGCTGAGCGTAGTCCAGTGGATGTCAGTAAAATACCGCTGCAGCGCTTCCGTCTG AAATGTGTTTTTTGCAAAAAGAGGCGGAAGAGAATTGCTGGCTGTTGTGTGCAGTGTTCTCATGGTCGCTGCCCTACATCGTTCCATGTCAGCTGTGCTCAGGCAGCTGGAGTCATGATGCAACCAGATGATTGGCCTTTTGTGGTCTTCATTACTTGCTTCAGGCATAAGATCCCATCCCAGGCAGAG cGAGCCAAGGCTGCTCTACAGGATCTTACTGTGGGGCAAGCAGTGATCAGCAAGCACAAGAATGGGCGTTTCTATCAATGTGAAGTGGTTAATCTGACCAAGGAAACCTTTTATGAGGTCAACTTTGATGATGGCTCCTTCAGTGATAACCTATACCCTGAAGACATTGTG AGTCGAGATTGCCTCCAGCTAGGTCCCCCAGCTGGGGGGGAAGTTGTTCAAGTGAGATGGACAGATGGTCAGGTCTATGGAGCTACGTTTGTGGCCTCACATGTTATTCAGATGTACCAg GTGGAATTTGAAGATGGATCCCAGCTGATGGCAAAGAGGGATGATGTGTATACTCTTAATGAAGAACTTCCCAAGAGGGTCAAGTCAAGGCTG TCTGTTGCCTCTGACATGCGCTTCACAGAGATCTTCACAGAGAAGGAGgtcaaacaagagagaaaaagacagagggTCATCAACTCACGCTACCGTGAAGATTACATCGAGCCTGCACTGTACCGGGCTATTATGGAGTAG